One Lutzomyia longipalpis isolate SR_M1_2022 chromosome 4, ASM2433408v1 DNA segment encodes these proteins:
- the LOC129795230 gene encoding odorant receptor 85b-like, producing the protein MEDYSDLVEFAFSIAMGLAMFQCVMIYLVIIIYNRKRITEIFEYFEGLVASSDPIMSKIRQKHFTTNTRIAYICASGFTSPMFFLIPGIPRDSIFFYPVNLINQTFLFFSAYELIMVSDIIIMITIVCCKAELDAIAELIATLNHEDLAANEGRVIVRKVYEIHMDLAVQADKLTIAFWHIYLQKLLVIMLYLCSMFLIFQEKDGFSYEAICSIFVILSQTFILCYFGQIIMNSSEVMSDSFYMTKWYELDIRAQKNLLILMMRFQHPVKVETFGFGTISLYTFVQICKISFSYAAILYALFN; encoded by the exons ATGGAAGATTACAGTGATTTGGTGGAGTTTGCCTTTAGTATTGCCATGGGTTTGGCTATGTTTCAATGCGTTATGATCTATTTGGTCATCATAATCTACAACCGAAAGAGAATTACGgagatttttgaatatttcgaaGGTTTAGTGGCATCTTCAGATCCCATTATGTCTAAAATCAGACAAAAACACTTCACGACAAATACTAGGATTGCCTACATCTGTGCCAG TGGTTTCACGTCGCCTATGTTTTTCCTCATTCCTGGCATTCCCAGAGACAGTATCTTCTTCTACCCTGTTAACCTCATTAACCAGACCTTCCTCTTCTTCAGTGCATACGAACTAATTATGGTTTCTGACATTATAATAATGATCACTATTGTTTGCTGCAAAGCCGAATTGGATGCAATAGCCGAACTCATTGCTACGCTAAACCACGAAGATTTAGCTGCAAATGAAGGAAGAGTCATTGTAAGGAAAGTCTATGAGATTCATATGGATCTGGCAGTTCAAGCGGACAAACTAACCATCGCTTTCTGGCATATCTACCTGCAGAAACTCCTTGTTATCATGCTCTACCTTTGCAgtatgtttttgatttttcaggAGAAAGATGGCTTCAGCTACGAAGCCATTTGCAGCATCTTCGTTATCCTGTCGCAAACTTTTATTCTCTGCTACTTTGGGCAGATTATCATGAATAGCTCTGAAGTCATGTCGGATTCATTCTACATGACTAAATGGTACGAATTGGATATTCGTGCACAGAAGAATCTTCTCATTCTCATGATGAGGTTTCAGCATCCAGTTAAAGTGGAAACTTTTGGTTTTGGAACTATATCGCTCTATACCTTTGTTCAG atttgtaaaatttcattttcctaCGCCGCCATTTTGTATGCACTTTTCAACTAA